Proteins from one Flavobacterium sp. N2038 genomic window:
- a CDS encoding beta-ketoacyl-[acyl-carrier-protein] synthase family protein gives MKKRIVITGLGIAAPNGVGIPAFTDAIKNQISGIRHDPQLEELQFSCQIAGQPQISEELKSHYFTELELRGFNSTGILYGVIAGMEAWENAGLSVNENPDWDSGVIFGAGTSGIDKFRESIYKIDEMQIRKLGSTVVAQTMNSGISAYLGGKLGLGNQVTTNSSACTTGTEAILMAYDRIQSGQAKRILAGSTSDSGPYIWAGFDALRVCSSKFNEKPEEGSRPMSATASGFVPGSGAGALVIEELESALERGATIYAEILGGNVNSGGQRDGGSMTAPNSTAVQKCIKSAIENAGISSLEIDAINGHLTATTKDGLEIENWTKALEREGTNFPYINSLKSLTGHCLSASGSVESVASILQLHEGFLFGNRNCADLHPEITALIDPSKVLLETTFNNPKIIAKASFGFGDVNACVIFKKFEN, from the coding sequence ATGAAAAAACGAATCGTAATAACTGGTCTCGGAATTGCTGCACCAAATGGGGTCGGTATTCCTGCATTTACTGATGCCATCAAAAACCAAATTTCGGGCATACGGCATGACCCGCAATTAGAAGAATTACAATTCTCTTGTCAGATTGCAGGTCAGCCACAAATATCAGAGGAACTAAAATCACATTATTTTACAGAGCTTGAGCTTCGCGGATTTAACAGCACAGGTATTTTGTATGGTGTAATTGCGGGTATGGAAGCCTGGGAAAATGCCGGACTGTCTGTAAATGAAAATCCTGATTGGGATAGCGGGGTTATTTTTGGTGCAGGAACATCCGGAATCGATAAATTTCGTGAAAGCATTTATAAAATTGATGAAATGCAAATCCGAAAACTAGGAAGTACTGTAGTAGCGCAAACAATGAACAGCGGAATAAGTGCTTATCTTGGCGGAAAACTCGGCCTTGGAAATCAGGTTACAACAAATTCATCTGCTTGTACTACCGGTACAGAAGCAATACTAATGGCATACGATCGTATCCAATCCGGACAGGCAAAACGCATCTTGGCAGGAAGTACATCAGACAGTGGTCCGTATATCTGGGCAGGATTTGATGCACTTCGTGTATGTTCCTCTAAGTTTAACGAAAAGCCTGAAGAAGGTTCAAGACCCATGAGTGCCACTGCTTCTGGTTTTGTACCCGGCAGCGGAGCCGGTGCTTTGGTAATTGAAGAACTCGAAAGCGCCTTAGAAAGAGGAGCAACAATTTATGCTGAAATACTAGGCGGTAACGTTAATTCTGGCGGACAACGTGATGGTGGCAGTATGACCGCGCCAAACAGTACTGCAGTTCAAAAATGTATTAAAAGTGCTATTGAGAACGCCGGAATTTCATCATTAGAAATTGATGCAATCAACGGCCATCTTACCGCCACTACAAAAGACGGGCTGGAAATTGAAAACTGGACGAAAGCTCTGGAACGTGAGGGCACAAATTTTCCATATATTAATTCTTTAAAAAGCTTAACCGGACATTGTTTAAGCGCTTCTGGAAGTGTCGAAAGTGTCGCTTCGATCCTGCAGCTACACGAAGGTTTTCTGTTTGGTAACAGAAATTGCGCTGATCTTCATCCCGAAATTACGGCACTTATTGATCCTTCAAAAGTACTTTTAGAAACAACTTTTAATAATCCAAAAATAATAGCCAAAGCAAGTTTTGGCTTTGGTGATGTAAATGCATGCGTAATATTTAAAAAATTTGAAAACTAA
- a CDS encoding type III polyketide synthase translates to MSVKIVTAVKQLPKYSRTTQDILPYVDIWLEGQEDRFIKKVKKIFQGAAVDKRYSIMEPSEVFTATSFEEKNDIYSREMIILGSQVLEKALEKTDWDPQSLDYIITVSCTGIMIPSLDAFLINKMKLRQDIVRLPVTEMGCAAGISGIIYAKNFLKSNPGKRAAVIAVESPTATFQLNDFSMPNIVSAAIFGDGAACCLLSSSEEDHGPEILDEQMYHFYDAEHMMGFKLTNNGLQMVLDIEVPDTISSHFGDIIHPFLKQNNLEIKDIDHMIFHPGGKKIVTTVESLFSGLEKNIDDTKEVLRQYGNMSSATVLYVLERIMDRNPKKGEKGLMLSFGPGFSAQRVLIQW, encoded by the coding sequence ATGAGCGTAAAAATAGTAACAGCCGTAAAACAACTTCCAAAATATTCCCGAACTACCCAGGATATTCTTCCTTATGTTGATATATGGCTTGAAGGTCAAGAAGATCGATTTATAAAAAAAGTTAAAAAAATATTTCAAGGCGCAGCTGTGGATAAAAGATATTCTATAATGGAACCATCAGAAGTTTTTACCGCGACTTCATTTGAAGAGAAAAATGACATTTACAGCAGGGAAATGATTATTCTTGGGAGTCAGGTACTCGAAAAAGCACTTGAAAAAACAGACTGGGATCCGCAGAGCCTTGATTATATTATAACCGTTAGCTGTACTGGCATTATGATTCCGTCGTTAGATGCATTTCTTATCAATAAAATGAAACTTCGTCAGGATATTGTGCGTCTTCCGGTGACCGAAATGGGATGTGCTGCCGGTATATCCGGAATTATATACGCTAAGAATTTTCTAAAATCCAATCCCGGCAAACGTGCTGCCGTTATAGCTGTAGAATCGCCAACAGCAACATTTCAGCTTAATGATTTCTCAATGCCCAATATTGTCAGTGCCGCTATTTTTGGTGATGGAGCTGCGTGTTGTCTTTTATCTTCAAGTGAGGAAGATCATGGTCCGGAAATTCTGGATGAACAAATGTATCATTTTTACGATGCTGAGCATATGATGGGCTTTAAACTTACCAATAATGGCTTACAAATGGTACTCGATATTGAAGTTCCTGATACTATTTCGTCTCATTTTGGCGATATTATACATCCGTTTTTAAAACAAAACAATCTTGAAATTAAAGATATAGATCACATGATATTTCACCCGGGCGGAAAAAAAATAGTCACAACTGTCGAATCTCTTTTCTCTGGTCTTGAAAAAAATATTGACGATACAAAAGAAGTTCTGAGACAATACGGCAACATGTCCAGTGCCACTGTTTTATATGTTTTGGAGCGTATTATGGATCGTAATCCTAAAAAAGGAGAAAAAGGTTTGATGCTAAGTTTTGGTCCCGGATTTTCGGCACAACGAGTTCTGATACAATGGTAA
- a CDS encoding methyltransferase domain-containing protein encodes MSLSTKYRTEETEIMDDFSLEGAELINALDQIAKINQLLGGNKLILHGLKQLPVKINSSQPVTIADIGCGNGDMLRMLAQYGKKQGYNFKLIGLDANAFTINYAKSLSKEYPNIEYCCMDIFSTDFKHFKYDIALCTLTLHHFSNKQIEDILDLLHNNAATGVIINDLHRSKVAYRLFEIICVIFNLNSMSREDGLVSILRGFKKNELESFSRKLNLKNYTINWKWAFRYQWIIKKI; translated from the coding sequence ATGAGTTTAAGCACCAAATATAGAACAGAAGAAACCGAGATAATGGACGATTTCTCGCTTGAAGGAGCGGAATTAATCAATGCTCTGGATCAAATTGCCAAAATTAATCAACTATTAGGAGGAAATAAACTGATATTACACGGATTAAAGCAACTCCCGGTAAAAATAAATTCCAGCCAGCCAGTCACAATCGCTGATATTGGTTGCGGTAATGGAGATATGTTGCGAATGCTTGCTCAATATGGCAAAAAACAAGGTTACAATTTTAAACTAATTGGCTTAGATGCCAATGCTTTTACTATAAACTATGCCAAATCGTTATCTAAAGAATATCCGAACATAGAATATTGCTGCATGGATATTTTTAGTACCGATTTCAAACATTTTAAATATGATATCGCTTTATGCACACTTACATTACATCACTTTAGCAATAAACAAATAGAAGATATTCTAGACTTATTACATAACAATGCTGCAACAGGTGTTATCATAAACGATTTACATCGCAGTAAGGTGGCCTATCGTCTTTTTGAAATAATCTGTGTTATTTTTAACCTCAACAGTATGTCAAGAGAAGATGGATTAGTCTCTATTTTAAGAGGTTTTAAAAAAAATGAATTGGAGAGTTTCTCCAGAAAACTGAATTTAAAAAACTATACCATAAACTGGAAATGGGCTTTTCGCTACCAGTGGATAATAAAAAAAATATGA
- a CDS encoding 3-hydroxyacyl-ACP dehydratase FabZ family protein — MKLTDIITQLPYSTPFLFVDELLHADENGITGTYTFKKELDFYKGHFKNNPVTPGVILTETMAQIGLVCLGIFLLDNDLKKDTVIAFTSADMEFLKPVYPDEKVTVSSEKIFFRFGKLKCRAVMKNETGQEVCRGILAGMITQKL; from the coding sequence ATGAAATTAACTGATATTATAACGCAACTTCCCTACAGCACACCATTTCTATTTGTAGATGAACTGTTGCATGCAGATGAAAACGGGATTACCGGAACCTATACTTTTAAGAAAGAACTTGATTTTTATAAAGGACATTTTAAAAATAATCCTGTAACACCGGGTGTTATACTTACAGAAACTATGGCTCAGATTGGTTTGGTTTGTCTGGGAATATTTTTATTAGATAATGATCTCAAAAAAGATACTGTAATTGCCTTTACTTCTGCTGATATGGAGTTTTTAAAACCTGTATATCCGGATGAAAAAGTAACGGTAAGTTCAGAGAAAATATTCTTTCGTTTTGGCAAACTTAAATGTAGGGCCGTTATGAAAAATGAAACAGGACAGGAAGTTTGCAGAGGAATACTTGCCGGAATGATAACTCAAAAATTATGA
- a CDS encoding acyl carrier protein: MDRKELTEKLKIIIKPYAANTEAYDNLTEETDLIKDLNINSANLVDIVLDVEENFDIVIDNEDMERMLNVKAVLEIIETKLASK; encoded by the coding sequence ATGGACAGAAAAGAACTTACCGAAAAATTGAAAATTATTATAAAGCCTTATGCTGCAAATACAGAAGCATATGACAATCTAACTGAAGAAACAGATCTTATTAAAGATCTCAATATTAACTCTGCCAATCTGGTCGATATCGTTCTTGATGTCGAGGAGAACTTTGATATTGTAATTGATAATGAAGATATGGAACGTATGCTGAATGTAAAAGCCGTACTTGAAATCATTGAAACAAAACTTGCATCAAAATGA
- a CDS encoding efflux RND transporter periplasmic adaptor subunit, whose product MKKNIYTGIIAVVMLFSSCVKKEETAQKEVSGNNESNVVTLSTEQAKNAGIVLGNPQEKELSATIQLQGEVSVPPQSLVNVTFPLGGYIKKTNIIAGMHVKKGQVLAVIEDMQFIQLQQDYLTAKEQFKTANLEYNRQKELNAKKASSDKVFEQVTAERETQRIAMASFGQKLDLLGINVNRLTAASITKSINVVSPVNGLVSKVNINNGKYVAPTEMLFELTNIQDVMLTFNAFEKDVRLLKVGQKLEVYSNNDPEKKFSARIQYINHSLNEDRAAEVVARLDRYDSLFLPGLFVNAAIHVTNKKQLTLPEKAIVDWKGKSYVFVADKKDSYQIVPVEPGTVQNGLKQFTASNITSSSKIVVENAYTLLMKAMNHVE is encoded by the coding sequence ATGAAAAAGAATATATATACTGGGATAATAGCTGTTGTAATGCTTTTTTCTTCTTGTGTAAAAAAAGAAGAAACAGCCCAAAAAGAAGTTTCCGGAAATAATGAATCAAATGTTGTAACATTATCTACAGAACAGGCAAAGAATGCGGGAATAGTTTTAGGTAATCCGCAAGAGAAAGAGCTTAGTGCTACAATACAATTGCAAGGAGAAGTTTCTGTACCGCCCCAAAGTTTAGTAAATGTAACATTTCCGCTGGGAGGTTATATTAAAAAGACCAATATAATAGCCGGAATGCATGTAAAAAAAGGCCAGGTTCTGGCGGTAATTGAAGATATGCAATTTATACAATTGCAACAAGATTATCTTACAGCAAAAGAACAGTTTAAAACAGCAAATCTGGAGTATAATCGCCAAAAGGAGCTTAATGCAAAAAAAGCAAGTAGTGATAAAGTTTTTGAACAGGTAACGGCGGAGCGCGAAACACAGCGTATAGCAATGGCTTCTTTTGGACAAAAACTGGATTTATTAGGGATAAATGTCAATAGATTAACAGCAGCAAGTATTACAAAATCTATTAATGTAGTTTCTCCTGTAAATGGACTGGTTTCTAAAGTAAACATTAATAATGGAAAATATGTTGCACCAACCGAAATGCTTTTTGAGTTAACAAATATTCAGGATGTGATGCTTACTTTTAATGCTTTCGAAAAAGATGTAAGACTTTTAAAAGTAGGACAAAAACTGGAGGTTTACAGTAACAATGATCCTGAAAAGAAGTTTAGTGCCAGAATACAATATATTAATCATAGTTTAAATGAAGATCGTGCAGCCGAAGTTGTTGCTCGTTTAGATCGATATGATAGTTTGTTTTTGCCTGGTTTATTTGTAAATGCAGCTATACATGTCACCAATAAAAAACAGCTTACATTGCCTGAAAAAGCTATTGTAGACTGGAAAGGAAAAAGCTATGTATTTGTTGCCGACAAAAAAGACAGTTATCAAATTGTTCCTGTAGAACCCGGAACAGTACAAAATGGTTTAAAACAATTTACGGCATCCAATATTACTTCTTCGTCAAAAATTGTTGTAGAGAATGCTTACACACTTTTAATGAAAGCGATGAACCATGTGGAGTAA
- a CDS encoding CusA/CzcA family heavy metal efflux RND transporter — MLNKIIQFSVKNKLAIGIFTLLWIIYGVFEVSRLPIDAVPDITNNQVQIITTAPSLGAEDVERLITFPIEQAVSNIPQLKESRSISRFGLSVVSIVFDDDTDVYWARQQVTERLQNVEIDENANMPEMAPVTTGLGEIYQYVLKPQPGYESKYSLEDLRTIQDWTVRRQLLGTTGIADVSTFGGKLKQYEVAVNPARLKAQNLTISDVFTALSRSNQNTGGAYIEKGPTVSYIRSVGLAKKIEDVENIVIKTTQAGTPVLVKNVAEVKLSSAIRYGALTTDDIGESVGGIVMMLKGENASNVIENVKTKVAEIEKILPEGLKIEPFLDRTKMVDNAIGTVEHNLLEGALIVVLVLVLFLGNLRAGLIVASVIPLAMLFAIIMMNTFGVSGNLMSLGALDFGLIVDGAVIIVEAILHHIHSSKKYKTIDNISQEEMDKEVQGSASRMMNAAVFGQIIILIVYLPILSLQGIEGKMFKPMAQTVAFAILGAFILSLTYVPMVSALFISKKISHKPTISDRVMLRLESWYEKALTKALDVKKSIVISAVVLFGFAVFLFGLMGGEFIPQLEEGDFAVETRLLLGTNLSTTTETIVKISAELKKQYPEVDKVVSRIGSAEIPTDPMPIEGGDMIIVLKDKSEWTSAESFSELAEKMAKTVQEVAPGVTTGFQFPVQMRFNELMTGAKQDVVCKIFGEDLDKLDEYAEKLGAISQTVKGTADLYVEKVTGMPQIVIDYNWGEMAKYGLYVQDINRTVNAAFAGAVAGNIYEGEKRFDLVVRVENSGRQGIENVKNLLIATPSGAQIPLYQVASVQEIEGPNQIQREDAKRRIIVGFNVRGRDVQSIVNELQQKVNTQIKLDPGYYITYGGSFENLQQAKSRLGIAVPAALLMIFALLYFAFKSFKEGIIIFTAIPLSAIGGVFALWMRDMPFSISAGVGFIALFGVAVLNGIVLISEFNRIQKEGEITDPFQIIITGTKNRLRPVLMTAAVASLGFLPMALSNGAGAEVQRPLATVVIGGLVTATLLTLLVLPAIYLMTYSIKPFKMKKKKKNIVTAIIVLFLLSGFNGVYAQQTEKISLQQSIEIALQNNNRIKAAKYNEESKHFLSKSAYDLPKTQLDADYGQFNSRINDTRFGINQTINFPTVYSRQKKAFIAGSEAAKAQNQLTQQEIKSGVRKLFYELAWLNNKRELLHYADSIYRLMEEKSQLRFKTGETNILEKSASQSARQYYTNQLNMLELDVDIALRSFNALLQDDKIYIPVKTNVKIASEQLLEVKNADDLPIAKLWQQEAEAAKWRWKTEKARLMPDLNFGYNNLSITGFQTNATGQEVYYGSGDRFSYVTAGISVPLFFGSQSARSKAAKAEYQNFQTQAEAVKIEVSAQTKNAAKEVQKYNESLHYYESEGLANAQTIIDAANSQLRNGDIDYLQWVLVVNQAITIKNEYLDTVNNFNRAVITLQTLTNL, encoded by the coding sequence ATGCTAAATAAAATAATCCAATTTTCAGTTAAAAATAAACTGGCAATTGGCATCTTTACATTGCTGTGGATTATCTACGGTGTGTTTGAAGTTAGCCGTTTGCCAATTGATGCCGTACCCGATATTACAAACAATCAGGTACAAATAATTACCACAGCTCCATCATTAGGAGCAGAAGACGTTGAGCGTCTGATTACTTTTCCGATAGAACAGGCAGTAAGTAATATTCCGCAGCTTAAAGAAAGCCGCAGTATTTCAAGGTTTGGTCTGTCTGTCGTTTCTATCGTTTTTGATGATGATACAGATGTGTATTGGGCGCGTCAGCAAGTAACAGAACGTTTGCAGAACGTCGAAATAGACGAAAACGCCAATATGCCCGAAATGGCTCCGGTGACAACAGGTTTAGGAGAAATCTATCAATATGTTTTAAAACCACAGCCAGGATACGAAAGCAAATATTCTTTGGAAGATTTACGAACGATTCAGGACTGGACAGTACGCAGACAATTACTTGGAACTACTGGTATTGCTGATGTTTCTACTTTTGGAGGAAAACTAAAACAGTATGAAGTAGCCGTAAATCCTGCCAGATTAAAGGCTCAGAATTTAACCATAAGTGATGTTTTTACTGCGCTAAGTCGGAGTAATCAAAATACAGGAGGAGCTTATATTGAGAAAGGCCCAACAGTATCCTATATTCGAAGTGTTGGTCTGGCCAAAAAGATAGAAGATGTTGAAAATATTGTTATTAAAACTACTCAGGCAGGAACTCCGGTTTTGGTTAAAAATGTAGCAGAAGTAAAATTATCTTCAGCGATACGTTATGGTGCTTTAACTACAGATGATATTGGAGAATCTGTGGGAGGAATTGTGATGATGCTCAAGGGAGAAAATGCCAGTAATGTCATTGAAAATGTCAAAACAAAAGTTGCCGAAATAGAAAAAATCCTTCCCGAGGGTCTTAAAATAGAGCCTTTTCTGGATCGCACCAAAATGGTCGATAATGCGATAGGAACGGTTGAGCATAACTTGTTAGAAGGGGCATTGATTGTTGTTTTGGTTCTGGTTCTTTTTCTGGGAAATTTACGTGCAGGTCTTATTGTAGCTTCTGTAATTCCGCTTGCTATGCTTTTTGCCATTATTATGATGAATACTTTTGGTGTAAGTGGTAATTTAATGAGTTTAGGAGCACTCGATTTTGGACTTATTGTAGACGGAGCGGTTATTATTGTTGAAGCTATTCTGCATCATATTCATTCATCCAAAAAGTATAAAACGATCGATAACATTTCTCAGGAAGAAATGGACAAAGAGGTTCAGGGTTCTGCTTCGCGAATGATGAATGCCGCTGTTTTTGGTCAGATTATTATTTTGATTGTTTACCTGCCTATTTTATCATTGCAGGGAATCGAGGGAAAAATGTTTAAACCAATGGCTCAAACGGTTGCTTTTGCCATTTTAGGAGCATTTATACTTTCGCTAACCTATGTGCCAATGGTGAGTGCTTTATTCATCAGTAAAAAAATCAGTCATAAACCTACTATTTCAGATCGTGTTATGCTCAGACTGGAAAGCTGGTATGAAAAGGCACTTACTAAAGCATTAGACGTTAAAAAAAGTATTGTAATTAGCGCAGTTGTTCTGTTTGGTTTTGCAGTGTTTTTATTTGGTTTGATGGGAGGTGAATTCATTCCGCAGCTGGAAGAGGGGGATTTTGCAGTAGAAACCCGATTGCTTTTAGGAACCAACCTTTCGACTACAACAGAAACGATTGTAAAAATTTCGGCTGAACTTAAAAAACAATATCCAGAAGTTGATAAAGTGGTTTCCCGAATTGGAAGTGCTGAAATTCCGACTGATCCAATGCCAATAGAGGGAGGGGATATGATTATTGTTCTGAAAGACAAATCAGAATGGACAAGTGCTGAATCTTTCTCGGAATTGGCAGAAAAAATGGCTAAAACGGTTCAGGAAGTTGCTCCGGGAGTTACGACAGGTTTTCAGTTTCCGGTGCAAATGCGTTTTAACGAATTGATGACTGGCGCAAAACAAGATGTTGTTTGTAAAATTTTCGGAGAAGATTTGGATAAGCTTGATGAATATGCAGAGAAATTGGGAGCCATAAGTCAGACGGTAAAAGGAACTGCAGATTTGTATGTTGAAAAAGTTACCGGAATGCCACAAATTGTAATTGATTATAATTGGGGTGAAATGGCAAAATATGGGTTGTATGTACAAGATATAAACCGAACAGTAAATGCGGCTTTTGCCGGAGCAGTTGCCGGAAATATATATGAGGGTGAAAAACGTTTTGATCTTGTTGTAAGAGTTGAAAACAGCGGAAGACAAGGAATCGAAAACGTGAAAAATTTACTGATTGCAACGCCATCAGGAGCGCAAATCCCATTATATCAGGTTGCTTCTGTTCAGGAAATTGAGGGGCCGAATCAAATTCAGAGAGAAGATGCTAAGCGACGAATCATTGTAGGTTTTAATGTTCGAGGACGAGATGTACAAAGCATTGTAAATGAATTGCAGCAAAAAGTAAATACGCAAATAAAACTCGATCCCGGTTATTATATTACTTACGGAGGTTCTTTTGAAAATTTGCAACAGGCCAAAAGCCGATTAGGAATTGCTGTTCCGGCTGCGTTGCTGATGATTTTCGCACTTTTATATTTTGCCTTTAAATCGTTTAAAGAAGGAATTATCATTTTTACAGCAATTCCATTATCTGCTATTGGTGGCGTTTTTGCCTTATGGATGCGTGATATGCCGTTTAGTATTTCCGCTGGAGTTGGTTTTATTGCGCTTTTTGGAGTTGCAGTATTAAACGGAATTGTATTGATATCCGAATTTAACCGAATACAGAAGGAAGGCGAAATCACCGATCCTTTTCAAATTATTATTACCGGAACAAAAAACAGACTTAGACCAGTTCTTATGACAGCTGCGGTGGCCTCTTTAGGATTTTTGCCAATGGCATTAAGTAACGGAGCAGGAGCAGAGGTACAACGCCCACTAGCTACCGTAGTTATTGGCGGATTGGTTACGGCTACTCTTCTTACACTTTTAGTACTTCCGGCTATTTATCTCATGACGTACAGTATAAAACCCTTTAAGATGAAAAAGAAAAAGAAAAACATTGTGACTGCTATTATTGTCCTCTTTTTATTAAGTGGTTTTAATGGCGTTTATGCACAGCAGACTGAAAAAATTTCGTTACAACAATCTATAGAAATTGCACTTCAAAATAATAATCGTATTAAAGCAGCAAAGTATAATGAAGAATCAAAACACTTTTTGAGTAAATCTGCATATGATCTTCCGAAAACACAGCTTGATGCTGATTACGGACAATTTAACAGCAGAATTAATGATACGCGTTTTGGGATAAATCAGACCATCAATTTTCCAACTGTATATTCCAGACAGAAAAAGGCTTTCATTGCCGGTAGCGAAGCAGCAAAGGCACAAAATCAATTAACACAACAGGAAATAAAATCAGGAGTCCGTAAATTATTTTATGAATTAGCCTGGCTGAATAACAAGCGTGAGCTTCTTCATTATGCAGATAGTATCTACCGTTTGATGGAAGAAAAATCACAATTACGATTTAAAACCGGAGAAACTAATATTTTGGAAAAAAGTGCTTCGCAATCTGCCCGACAATATTATACCAACCAATTAAATATGCTGGAATTGGATGTAGATATTGCATTGCGTTCTTTTAATGCTTTATTACAGGATGACAAGATTTACATTCCGGTAAAAACAAATGTAAAGATAGCATCAGAGCAACTTTTGGAAGTTAAAAATGCAGATGATCTTCCTATAGCTAAATTGTGGCAACAGGAAGCTGAAGCTGCAAAATGGCGATGGAAGACCGAAAAAGCACGCCTGATGCCGGATCTTAATTTTGGGTACAATAATTTAAGTATTACCGGTTTTCAGACCAATGCTACAGGTCAGGAAGTGTATTATGGCTCAGGTGACCGATTTAGTTATGTTACTGCAGGAATAAGTGTTCCTTTATTTTTTGGAAGCCAGTCTGCCAGAAGTAAGGCTGCAAAAGCAGAATATCAAAACTTTCAGACACAGGCAGAAGCGGTAAAAATTGAAGTTTCGGCTCAAACGAAAAATGCGGCGAAAGAAGTTCAGAAATACAATGAAAGTCTTCATTATTATGAAAGTGAAGGACTGGCAAATGCGCAAACAATTATTGATGCAGCAAATAGCCAGTTAAGAAATGGAGATATAGATTATCTGCAATGGGTTTTAGTGGTAAATCAGGCTATCACGATTAAAAATGAATATCTGGATACGGTAAATAATTTCAACAGAGCCGTAATTACTTTGCAAACATTAACAAACTTGTAA
- a CDS encoding 4'-phosphopantetheinyl transferase superfamily protein → MIGNDVIDLAQSRIESSWQRKGFLEKIFTPDEQELIKNHPDQEIMVWLLWSMKEAAYKIYNRQTKIREYSPKKLSCIINSLHENDASGEVTYNQNIYYTKTLITSESIHTIAVSVLKDINSVIEVKDEGVVKDENGIPYLATLSSTLLKDISISRHGRFEKLVTIN, encoded by the coding sequence ATGATTGGCAACGATGTTATAGATTTGGCACAATCCAGGATAGAAAGCAGCTGGCAAAGAAAAGGTTTTCTTGAAAAAATTTTCACACCAGACGAGCAGGAACTTATCAAAAATCATCCTGATCAGGAGATTATGGTTTGGCTGCTCTGGAGCATGAAGGAAGCTGCTTATAAAATTTATAACAGACAAACCAAAATTAGAGAATACAGTCCTAAAAAACTGTCTTGCATTATAAACTCACTGCATGAAAATGATGCCTCAGGCGAAGTTACATACAATCAAAACATTTACTATACCAAAACCCTGATTACTTCTGAAAGTATTCATACCATCGCAGTAAGTGTATTGAAAGATATTAATAGCGTGATTGAGGTCAAGGACGAAGGTGTTGTAAAAGACGAGAACGGAATTCCGTATTTAGCCACCTTATCTTCAACCTTACTTAAAGATATTTCGATCAGTAGGCACGGACGTTTTGAAAAATTAGTAACTATTAATTAA